From the Ruania alkalisoli genome, one window contains:
- a CDS encoding phage baseplate assembly protein V, with translation MTAQAHQDPHTQTQLRVEIDGTELRTELADDLLEVRVDTGVRTIGRAQLRFLDRGTFADGVVELGKSVAISSVWPAQVVFSGTVTGVGIEATDRGATVTATVHDQAYNLSRDRAVTTHQKMSDADIIRSTVKGAGLRADVDIPGRSHEWAFRADSRLGLVDEIAGRLGCDWAVLEDRFAIWPVTGSAPWARQTPVVDLGVELIGFAVRREETGPSTFTVRGWDPEQQRSVTGTATTSIPGDRNGFAPAESRTKSAVLATGQLSMTDAEAEEVAGGLAAAAGRVSGRGRGGFLPGLRPGGLVTIRSAGSADGTYYVREVSHQVDSTSLRTTFVVGDRPPVRLTDPWRAPPPASSLRHTGITVARVDDINDPDKRGRVRVALEGVSDSASSSWARVLSLGAGPDRGLVVLPEVGDEVLLAFEDGDVRRPVVLGGLFGKQSTVPEPALAPNSSEVSTRHFVSREGHRIEMADGKADAEQYVRMALADDRSYVRIGKDKTEIYAAEKPLVITSGEGSAAASLTFDGRGNLTINATSITMKAKRSLALEGMDVEAKASTTFEASAKTRAVVTGTTTVIKGSTSTEISGAVVKIN, from the coding sequence ATGACGGCGCAGGCGCACCAGGACCCGCACACCCAGACCCAGCTGCGGGTGGAGATCGACGGTACCGAGTTGCGGACCGAGCTCGCTGACGATCTGCTGGAGGTTCGGGTCGACACCGGTGTTCGGACGATCGGGCGGGCACAGTTGCGGTTCCTTGACCGAGGGACCTTCGCCGACGGCGTGGTGGAGCTGGGAAAGTCGGTGGCGATCTCATCGGTCTGGCCTGCTCAGGTTGTGTTCTCCGGCACCGTGACCGGTGTCGGGATCGAGGCGACCGACCGCGGCGCGACCGTGACCGCCACCGTGCACGACCAGGCGTACAACCTCTCCAGGGATCGCGCCGTCACCACGCACCAGAAGATGTCCGATGCCGACATCATCCGGTCGACGGTCAAGGGGGCAGGGCTGCGTGCTGACGTCGACATCCCCGGCAGAAGCCACGAGTGGGCGTTCCGGGCCGACTCCCGGCTCGGCCTCGTGGACGAGATCGCGGGCAGACTGGGCTGCGACTGGGCAGTGCTCGAGGACCGGTTCGCGATCTGGCCCGTCACGGGATCGGCACCGTGGGCGCGGCAGACACCCGTGGTGGACCTCGGCGTGGAGCTGATCGGCTTCGCGGTCCGGCGCGAGGAGACCGGGCCGAGCACCTTCACGGTCCGGGGATGGGACCCAGAGCAGCAACGGAGCGTGACCGGAACCGCGACCACCAGCATTCCAGGGGATCGGAACGGCTTCGCTCCGGCCGAGAGCAGGACGAAGAGCGCGGTGCTGGCAACCGGGCAGCTGTCCATGACCGATGCCGAGGCGGAGGAGGTGGCCGGCGGACTGGCGGCAGCTGCCGGCCGGGTCAGCGGAAGAGGGAGAGGAGGTTTCCTACCGGGGCTCCGGCCGGGAGGTCTGGTCACCATCCGGTCCGCAGGTAGCGCGGACGGGACCTACTACGTGCGTGAGGTCTCGCACCAGGTCGACTCCACCTCCCTGCGCACCACCTTCGTGGTGGGGGACCGGCCACCGGTGCGGCTCACCGATCCGTGGCGCGCGCCGCCACCGGCCTCGAGCCTGCGACACACCGGGATCACGGTCGCACGGGTCGACGACATCAATGACCCGGACAAACGCGGCCGTGTCCGGGTGGCACTCGAAGGTGTCTCCGACTCGGCCTCCTCGTCGTGGGCCCGGGTGCTCTCCCTCGGCGCCGGTCCCGACCGGGGCCTGGTGGTGCTCCCGGAGGTGGGCGATGAGGTTCTCCTGGCGTTCGAGGACGGGGACGTACGCCGGCCCGTCGTCCTCGGCGGGTTGTTCGGGAAGCAGAGCACTGTTCCGGAACCGGCGCTCGCCCCGAACAGCTCCGAGGTGAGCACCCGCCACTTCGTCTCCCGGGAAGGTCATCGGATCGAGATGGCAGACGGGAAGGCGGATGCGGAGCAGTACGTGCGGATGGCGCTGGCCGACGATCGCAGTTACGTGCGGATCGGCAAGGACAAGACGGAGATCTACGCTGCCGAGAAGCCGCTGGTGATCACCTCTGGGGAGGGCTCGGCCGCTGCCTCGCTCACGTTCGACGGGAGGGGGAACCTCACGATCAACGCCACGAGCATCACGATGAAGGCGAAGCGGTCGCTGGCCCTCGAAGGCATGGACGTCGAAGCCAAGGCGTCGACGACGTTCGAGGCATCTGCGAAGACTCGTGCCGTCGTGACCGGGACGACCACTGTGATCAAGGGCAGCACCAGCACCGAGATCAGTGGTGCCGTCGTGAAGATCAACTGA
- a CDS encoding LysM peptidoglycan-binding domain-containing protein has product MAETAPVKAFLEVEGGEKLPCLFNPAQLHLTRGNRWEARTRPGRGVPRLRYAGSEPGSLAVDLFFDTTHDGSPVTKYTGRIVQLMEIDPSLPGSDAASGNARPPAVTFHWGDLHSFKAVVASLDLTFTYFAASGTPLRARLALVLRQYEESRAFGPQNPTSGTPQPQRVHRVLAGETLDRIAARYYGDATRWRILADANGVADPLAVRPGTMLAVPRVEAP; this is encoded by the coding sequence ATGGCTGAGACCGCACCGGTGAAGGCGTTCCTCGAGGTCGAGGGAGGCGAGAAGTTACCGTGCCTGTTCAACCCTGCCCAGCTGCATCTGACCAGGGGCAACCGCTGGGAGGCCCGGACCCGGCCCGGCCGCGGTGTACCGCGCCTGCGGTACGCCGGCTCCGAACCCGGCTCGCTCGCCGTCGACCTGTTCTTCGATACCACCCACGACGGCAGCCCGGTCACGAAGTACACCGGACGGATCGTGCAGTTGATGGAGATCGACCCCTCGCTGCCCGGCTCCGATGCCGCGAGCGGGAATGCGCGACCACCGGCCGTGACCTTCCACTGGGGAGATCTGCACTCCTTCAAGGCCGTGGTGGCCTCGCTCGACCTCACGTTCACGTACTTCGCTGCCTCCGGCACGCCACTGCGTGCCCGGCTTGCCCTGGTGCTGCGACAGTACGAGGAGTCACGGGCATTCGGACCGCAGAACCCCACCTCCGGGACCCCGCAACCCCAACGCGTGCACCGTGTGCTTGCCGGGGAGACCCTCGATCGCATCGCCGCCCGTTACTACGGGGACGCGACCCGCTGGCGGATCCTGGCGGACGCGAACGGCGTCGCCGATCCGCTGGCCGTCCGTCCTGGGACGATGCTGGCCGTGCCGCGGGTGGAGGCACCATGA
- a CDS encoding phage tail protein → MTDPAITTQQPSAPASVVGHSARQHDWLVGQLPAGMLADDFFVRFVRIFQAEAQTLLSHADTLPHLADPRLAPIEMVRYLSRWLAAPGVDDAYGSRAQRLMLLTVAKTLPWRGTRKALATMLELYSGEPAIISESGGVFDQGRAPDGARWVRLEVTSTGPLAEEDFVELVRDEVPAHIGVEIVVAGQQIWPVDGSAASAGRRER, encoded by the coding sequence GTGACCGACCCGGCGATCACCACACAGCAGCCGAGCGCACCGGCGTCAGTGGTCGGCCATTCGGCCCGGCAGCACGACTGGCTGGTCGGGCAGCTCCCGGCCGGCATGCTCGCGGACGACTTCTTCGTCCGGTTCGTCAGGATCTTCCAGGCTGAGGCACAGACCCTCCTCTCCCACGCCGACACCCTCCCGCACCTGGCTGACCCCCGCCTCGCCCCGATCGAGATGGTCCGGTATCTCTCCAGGTGGCTCGCCGCCCCTGGGGTCGACGACGCCTACGGGTCCCGTGCGCAGCGCCTCATGCTGCTGACCGTCGCCAAGACGCTGCCGTGGCGTGGCACCCGGAAGGCGTTGGCGACCATGCTCGAGCTGTATTCCGGGGAACCGGCCATCATCTCCGAGAGCGGCGGCGTCTTCGATCAAGGACGAGCTCCCGACGGCGCACGCTGGGTCCGGTTGGAGGTTACCTCGACGGGTCCGCTGGCCGAGGAGGACTTCGTGGAGCTCGTGCGCGACGAGGTGCCGGCGCATATAGGGGTCGAGATCGTCGTCGCGGGCCAGCAGATCTGGCCGGTGGACGGGTCGGCAGCATCGGCGGGAAGGCGGGAGCGATGA
- a CDS encoding putative baseplate assembly protein: MPIEPPNLDDRRFQDIVDETKRMIPRFTPEWTNHNLSDPGVALIELFAWMSETVLYRVNQVPERLYVHFLNLVGVEPFPPSVARTDIIFRLSAPATRPVVVPAGTEVATTAGTGESSVVFTTSAETTAEPPELLAAHTRAADSEQIIDVTEALHVPGEEAACFSESLIEGDALYLGMRRSLARHVVQLDVAAHAAGIGVDPTRPPLAWEVWTGEAWAPAQVEQDTTGGLNTDGRLVLLIGPDHALLVLGGTGAFWIRARLLRATPLRPGYEASPRIRALTVSTVGLSVPAEHSTAVPGEVLGRSAGVAGQVFTVSTAPVAARREDEGVVVADMSGSHRWSEVSDFARSGPTDRHVVWDSATGEVRFGPAVRQPDGSSRQYGAIPPDGATVRVTGYRTGGGSRGNVGAGTLTVLRSAVPMVASASNPRSAVGGVDAETVDEAKVRGPLSLRSGQRAVTAGDFEQVAREASVEVARARCLPTHASGSGVVQLLVVPTVRTPIQTHVIDDYALDTQLFEEVARAVDERRLVGVPVEVGTPYYQGVSVAALVRGLPGRPAAAVRQRVTEALTRFVHPGVGGSDGVGWPFGEPLTAAALTQVIESVDGVLAVDELQLFSYDLRNGRRLGEGRERLPLSDNALFLSADHRVVIR, from the coding sequence ATGCCGATCGAACCGCCGAACCTGGACGATCGCCGCTTCCAGGACATCGTCGACGAGACCAAGCGCATGATCCCGAGGTTCACCCCCGAGTGGACCAATCACAACCTCTCCGACCCCGGTGTCGCGCTGATCGAGCTGTTCGCGTGGATGAGTGAGACGGTGCTCTACCGGGTCAACCAGGTACCGGAGCGGCTGTACGTCCACTTCCTCAACCTCGTCGGCGTCGAGCCGTTCCCACCGAGCGTCGCCCGCACCGACATCATCTTCCGGTTGTCGGCACCAGCGACCCGGCCGGTCGTGGTGCCCGCCGGGACCGAGGTAGCGACGACTGCAGGCACCGGGGAGTCCTCGGTCGTGTTCACCACCTCGGCCGAGACGACGGCAGAACCACCCGAACTGCTCGCCGCCCACACACGTGCCGCGGACAGCGAGCAGATCATCGACGTCACCGAAGCGCTACACGTCCCCGGCGAGGAGGCTGCCTGCTTCTCCGAGTCGTTGATCGAGGGGGATGCCCTGTACCTCGGCATGCGCCGCTCGCTCGCGCGACATGTGGTGCAGCTGGACGTCGCAGCGCACGCGGCGGGTATCGGCGTCGACCCGACGCGGCCACCGCTGGCGTGGGAAGTCTGGACCGGTGAGGCCTGGGCGCCAGCGCAGGTGGAACAGGACACCACCGGCGGTCTGAACACCGATGGCCGCCTGGTGTTGCTGATCGGGCCCGACCACGCCCTCCTGGTGCTGGGTGGCACCGGAGCGTTCTGGATCCGTGCCCGGTTGCTGCGCGCGACACCGCTGCGGCCCGGCTACGAGGCATCACCGCGGATCCGGGCGCTGACCGTGAGCACGGTGGGCCTCAGCGTCCCAGCGGAGCACTCCACTGCCGTGCCGGGAGAGGTGCTCGGACGCTCGGCCGGGGTTGCCGGACAGGTGTTCACAGTCTCGACCGCCCCCGTCGCCGCCCGGCGCGAGGACGAGGGGGTGGTCGTGGCCGATATGAGCGGGTCCCACCGCTGGAGCGAGGTCAGTGACTTCGCCAGGTCCGGACCCACCGACCGGCACGTGGTCTGGGACTCGGCCACAGGTGAGGTGCGCTTCGGCCCGGCCGTGCGCCAACCCGACGGCAGCAGCCGTCAGTACGGCGCGATCCCTCCCGACGGCGCGACCGTGCGGGTCACCGGATACCGCACGGGCGGTGGATCTCGCGGCAACGTCGGTGCCGGCACCCTCACCGTCCTCCGGTCGGCGGTGCCGATGGTCGCCTCGGCGTCCAACCCTCGCTCCGCGGTCGGCGGCGTCGACGCGGAGACGGTCGACGAGGCCAAGGTCCGAGGTCCCTTGTCCTTGCGCAGCGGGCAACGCGCGGTGACCGCCGGCGACTTCGAGCAGGTGGCCCGGGAGGCCTCGGTGGAGGTGGCGCGCGCCCGCTGCCTGCCGACTCATGCCAGCGGCTCGGGAGTGGTCCAGCTGCTCGTGGTGCCGACGGTGCGCACGCCGATCCAGACCCACGTCATCGACGACTACGCGCTGGATACGCAGCTCTTCGAAGAGGTGGCACGGGCGGTCGACGAACGGCGCCTCGTCGGGGTCCCGGTCGAGGTGGGCACCCCGTACTACCAAGGGGTGAGCGTGGCGGCGCTGGTGCGCGGGTTGCCGGGCCGTCCGGCCGCGGCGGTCCGGCAACGGGTCACGGAGGCCCTGACCCGGTTCGTACATCCGGGGGTCGGCGGCAGCGACGGTGTCGGCTGGCCGTTCGGGGAGCCGTTGACGGCGGCAGCCCTCACCCAGGTGATCGAGTCTGTCGACGGCGTGCTGGCCGTCGACGAGCTGCAGCTGTTCTCCTACGACCTGCGCAACGGCCGGCGTCTGGGCGAAGGGCGCGAGCGTCTGCCGCTGAGCGACAACGCCCTGTTCCTCTCCGCCGACCACCGGGTGGTGATCCGGTGA
- a CDS encoding DUF6760 family protein, producing MLHYPPDALWQEIAYLAYHLHWPLDELLDLEHLDRVRMVRAVSAMNEHAWEMVRENA from the coding sequence ATGCTCCACTATCCGCCGGATGCGCTGTGGCAGGAGATCGCCTACCTCGCTTATCACCTGCACTGGCCGCTCGACGAACTGCTGGACCTCGAGCATCTCGACCGGGTGCGGATGGTCCGTGCGGTCTCGGCAATGAATGAACACGCGTGGGAGATGGTCCGTGAGAACGCCTGA
- a CDS encoding GPW/gp25 family protein produces MNDRRQDAANFVGSGFAWPLHVDHTGAIAMSSDGAGLDDAIRVVLLTAPGERVMRPAFGCRIWDLLFEPVTANLLGLIREAVRDALAQWEPRIEVMDVSPVQDEDQAGLVRIHITYRTRSSNDRRNLVYPFYVIPREDS; encoded by the coding sequence ATGAACGATCGACGCCAGGATGCGGCCAACTTCGTCGGAAGTGGGTTCGCGTGGCCGCTCCACGTCGACCACACCGGTGCCATCGCGATGAGCAGTGACGGGGCGGGGCTCGACGACGCGATCCGGGTGGTGCTGCTGACGGCCCCGGGAGAGCGGGTGATGCGCCCGGCCTTCGGGTGCCGGATCTGGGACCTGCTCTTCGAGCCGGTCACAGCGAACCTGCTCGGGCTGATCCGCGAGGCGGTCCGGGACGCACTCGCGCAGTGGGAGCCGCGGATCGAGGTCATGGACGTCAGCCCGGTGCAGGACGAGGACCAGGCCGGTCTCGTGCGGATCCACATCACCTACCGCACCCGATCGAGCAACGACCGGCGCAACCTGGTCTATCCGTTCTACGTGATCCCCCGGGAGGACTCCTGA
- a CDS encoding phage tail protein, with the protein MRTPDLAPLGGEPSTSSRFLFEVDGVEIGTFREVSGLQLDVAVEEYAEGGQNSYVHQLPGVMRWPHLVFTRGLVQSDALFTWVAKSSGAGFAGNDNVLTRATGAVTVINHTGDRLRSWELEGVFAVSWSGPQLLADSDAPLNETLEVAHNGFRAVTA; encoded by the coding sequence GTGAGAACGCCTGATCTGGCACCGCTCGGAGGCGAGCCGTCGACGTCCAGCCGTTTCCTGTTCGAGGTCGACGGTGTGGAGATCGGCACGTTCCGGGAGGTCTCGGGACTGCAGTTGGACGTCGCGGTCGAGGAGTACGCCGAGGGCGGCCAGAACTCCTACGTGCACCAGCTCCCCGGTGTGATGCGCTGGCCCCACCTCGTGTTCACCCGCGGGCTGGTGCAGTCCGACGCGTTGTTCACCTGGGTGGCGAAGAGCTCGGGTGCGGGTTTCGCCGGTAACGACAACGTGCTCACCCGCGCCACCGGGGCCGTGACGGTGATCAACCACACCGGCGACCGGTTGCGATCGTGGGAGCTGGAGGGCGTTTTCGCCGTCAGCTGGAGCGGGCCGCAACTACTCGCGGACTCGGATGCGCCGCTGAACGAGACCCTTGAGGTCGCACACAACGGATTCCGTGCGGTGACGGCATGA
- a CDS encoding phage tail sheath family protein, producing the protein MPTYTAPGVYVEEVPSSQKVLTAAPTAVTAFVGFTQSAPSDPDDPQGLAPRLVTSWSQYENLYGGFIDGAMLPLAVYGYFLNGGSLAYIVRVPHAEPSGEVATRALPAADRALGTPLTVESIAPDADLTIAIESADAPDDLEGPTPFSLIVLENEEVVETFADLTFGGARDAATIVNEGSTKVKVQVEIAEDVDIEQQLELLKPGVYELEKADPVSVPVTPRKFAGSETARTGINGLALAEDVTIVAVPDLVTAATKEDGSLDLGMWKSVQTALIAHCEQHSNRMALLDAPPGLSPQAVRDWRADVAQYDSGFAALYYPWIKVDNPTGSNGTAEVLIPPSGHVAGVWARTDESRGVWKAPANDTIRGVLDVEQTITQNEQSILNPIGINAIRPFGIRGIRIWGARTLSSDTDWQYLNVRRLFNMVESTILEGTQWAVFEPNDTALWEGVKRTLTGFLHGLWQEGALFGATPDQAFFVRCDETTNPPESIDAGKLVVEVGLAPVKPAEFVIFRVSQNKLSAS; encoded by the coding sequence GTGCCCACGTACACAGCGCCCGGCGTCTACGTCGAAGAAGTCCCCTCCTCGCAGAAGGTCCTGACCGCCGCACCGACGGCGGTGACCGCCTTCGTGGGGTTCACCCAGTCCGCGCCCTCCGACCCTGACGATCCCCAGGGCCTCGCGCCCCGGCTGGTGACGAGCTGGTCGCAGTACGAGAATCTGTACGGCGGATTTATCGACGGGGCGATGCTGCCGCTGGCGGTCTATGGCTACTTCCTCAACGGTGGCTCTCTCGCCTACATCGTGCGGGTGCCCCATGCCGAACCCTCAGGTGAGGTCGCCACCCGGGCGCTGCCGGCCGCTGATCGAGCGCTGGGTACGCCACTCACGGTGGAGTCGATTGCTCCTGACGCCGACCTCACCATAGCGATCGAGTCAGCCGATGCGCCGGATGATCTGGAGGGACCGACACCGTTCTCGTTGATCGTCCTGGAGAACGAGGAGGTGGTTGAGACCTTCGCCGATCTCACGTTCGGGGGCGCGCGCGACGCCGCCACCATCGTGAACGAGGGGTCGACCAAGGTGAAGGTCCAGGTGGAGATCGCCGAGGATGTCGACATCGAGCAACAACTCGAACTACTCAAACCCGGCGTGTACGAGCTGGAGAAGGCCGACCCGGTGAGCGTGCCCGTCACGCCGCGCAAGTTCGCTGGGTCCGAGACTGCGCGCACCGGCATCAACGGACTCGCGCTCGCCGAGGACGTCACCATCGTCGCCGTCCCTGACCTGGTCACGGCGGCCACCAAGGAGGATGGTTCGCTCGACCTCGGGATGTGGAAGTCGGTGCAGACGGCGTTGATCGCCCATTGCGAGCAGCACTCCAACCGGATGGCGCTGCTCGACGCTCCTCCTGGTCTGAGCCCGCAGGCCGTGCGGGACTGGCGTGCCGACGTCGCGCAATACGATTCGGGCTTCGCCGCGCTCTACTACCCGTGGATCAAAGTCGACAATCCGACCGGGAGCAACGGCACAGCCGAGGTGCTGATCCCGCCGTCGGGCCACGTGGCTGGGGTGTGGGCCCGCACCGACGAGAGTCGAGGGGTCTGGAAAGCCCCGGCGAATGACACGATCCGCGGGGTGCTGGACGTCGAGCAGACGATCACTCAGAACGAGCAGTCGATCCTGAACCCGATCGGGATCAACGCCATCCGTCCGTTCGGTATCCGCGGAATCCGGATCTGGGGTGCGCGCACGCTCTCCTCGGACACCGACTGGCAGTACCTCAACGTGCGTCGACTGTTCAACATGGTCGAGTCAACCATCCTCGAGGGCACGCAGTGGGCGGTCTTCGAGCCGAACGACACCGCCCTGTGGGAAGGCGTCAAGCGCACGCTCACCGGATTTCTCCACGGGCTCTGGCAGGAAGGTGCCCTCTTCGGCGCCACACCCGACCAAGCGTTCTTCGTCCGCTGTGATGAGACGACGAATCCACCCGAGTCCATCGATGCGGGCAAGCTCGTGGTCGAGGTCGGTCTGGCGCCGGTCAAGCCGGCGGAATTCGTCATCTTCCGCGTCAGTCAGAACAAGTTGAGCGCTTCCTGA
- a CDS encoding phage tail protein — protein sequence MAGLFTADPIITQNFFLEIDGKVVSALMTVSGLDVEVGVGKSTQIGEKGQKQQVKFLGQTVEVPDLSLTRVAPADIDNDELWKWFKKVREGGLAGERASNRKNGSVVLYDAASTEVARFNFFNGWPSKIATDQLSVDGSDALKETITIVIERLERIK from the coding sequence ATGGCTGGCCTGTTCACCGCCGACCCGATCATCACGCAGAACTTCTTCCTGGAGATTGACGGCAAGGTCGTCTCCGCGCTCATGACAGTCTCCGGGCTCGACGTCGAAGTCGGCGTCGGGAAGTCCACCCAGATCGGCGAGAAGGGACAGAAGCAGCAGGTGAAGTTCCTCGGCCAGACCGTCGAGGTTCCCGACCTGTCACTGACCCGGGTGGCTCCGGCAGACATCGACAACGACGAGCTCTGGAAGTGGTTCAAGAAGGTCCGCGAAGGTGGGCTCGCGGGCGAGCGCGCCAGCAACCGCAAGAACGGATCCGTCGTCCTCTACGACGCTGCGAGCACAGAGGTCGCCAGGTTCAACTTCTTCAACGGCTGGCCGAGCAAGATCGCGACCGATCAGTTGTCCGTGGATGGATCGGATGCACTGAAAGAGACGATCACGATCGTCATCGAACGGCTCGAACGGATCAAGTAG